In Procambarus clarkii isolate CNS0578487 chromosome 5, FALCON_Pclarkii_2.0, whole genome shotgun sequence, the following are encoded in one genomic region:
- the LOC123766634 gene encoding prisilkin-39-like, whose amino-acid sequence MHPSHWHSQNQLTGKISSVPRTEPSSGYSAPTGRTSYAGYSAPTGRTSYAGYSAPTGRTSYAGYSPPTGRTSYAGYSPPTGRTSYAGYSPPTGRTSYAGYSPPTGRTSYAGYSPPTGRTSYAGYSPPTGRTSYAGHSPPTGRTSYAGYSAPTGRTSYAGYSPPTGRTSYAGYSPPTGRTSYAGYSPPTGRTSYAGHSPPTGRTSYAGYSAPTGRTSYAGYSPPTGRISYAGYSPPTGRTSYAGYSPPTGRTSYAGYSAPTGRTSYAGYSATHWQDFPTLGTQPPTGRTSYAGYFGHPLAGLPTLGIRHPLAGLPTLGTRHPLAGLRH is encoded by the coding sequence ATGCACCCATCCCACTGGCACTCGCAAAACCAACTAACAGGAAAAATCTCCAGCGTACCTAGAACAGAGCCCAGTTCTGGGTATTCGGCACCCACTGGCAGGACTTCCTACGCTGGGTACTCGGCACCCACTGGCAGGACTTCCTACGCTGGGTACTCGGCACCCACTGGCAGGACTTCCTACGCTGGGTATTCACCACCCACTGGCAGGACTTCCTACGCTGGGTATTCACCACCCACTGGCAGGACTTCCTACGCTGGGTATTCACCACCCACTGGCAGGACTTCCTACGCTGGGTATTCGCCACCCACTGGCAGGACTTCCTACGCTGGGTATTCACCACCCACTGGCAGGACTTCCTACGCTGGGTATTCACCACCCACTGGCAGGACTTCCTACGCTGGGCATTCGCCACCCACTGGCAGGACTTCCTACGCTGGGTACTCGGCACCCACTGGCAGGACTTCCTACGCTGGGTATTCACCACCCACTGGCAGGACTTCCTACGCTGGGTATTCACCACCCACTGGCAGGACTTCCTACGCTGGGTATTCACCACCCACTGGCAGGACTTCCTACGCTGGGCATTCGCCACCCACTGGCAGGACTTCCTACGCTGGGTACTCGGCACCCACTGGCAGGACTTCCTACGCTGGGTATTCACCACCCACTGGCAGGATTTCCTACGCTGGGTATTCACCACCCACTGGCAGGACTTCCTACGCTGGGTATTCGCCACCCACTGGCAGGACTTCCTACGCTGGGTACTCGGCACCCACTGGCAGGACTTCCTACGCTGGGTACTCAGCCACCCACTGGCAGGACTTTCCTACGCTGGGTACTCAGCCACCCACTGGCAGGACTTCCTACGCTGGGTACTTCGGCCACCCACTGGCAGGACTTCCTACGCTGGGTATTCGCCACCCACTGGCAGGACTTCCTACGCTGGGTACTCGGCACCCACTGGCAGGACTTCGCCACTAG